From a single Metopolophium dirhodum isolate CAU chromosome 6, ASM1992520v1, whole genome shotgun sequence genomic region:
- the LOC132946041 gene encoding uncharacterized protein LOC132946041: MTTVFHITLRPILILSKCIGLIDISYIVEPTGLLDRNSVNSTIHGLLEIARMIILMACTFIYFYQFDQELHILQIIYVVKFWFIIVAARISTIWIIKFINGIIEFDRKTTPLSTNLMNPNRSWTKRRWETIYISLCAYFIGYKFLHIFFWPVQIENIVLLATHSIFTIPYVMDYVVTISSCFFLQNLYVRFQTLNDFWKCLPVDLDAVPGQWTHIEIVDLMENTRLLHSELCDLLKMFSLGYGPLLLGFFTSSYIGLLISVYYIVNKETFFSSSANAWEHILPLIIHLQILMFLMSIIVFVSFINEKRLQMISYLRLYRISNLHLDKKRQIKMFMNQISVCDSDQISAFGFFNINLNLVTIILVLLMSGIITLIQMKDHPMMLKFNNDTKSFFLKIYTTKYD; encoded by the exons ATGACGACTGTTTTTCACATAACCTTAagacctattttaattttatccaaGTGTATAGGTTTAATTGATATTTCGTATATCGTGGAACCAACTGGTTTATTGGATCGAAATAGTGTAAACTCAACGATTCACGGACTTCTAGAAATTGCgagaatgattattttaatggcatgcacttttatatatttttatcagtttGATCAAGAACTTCATATacttcaaattatttatgtggttaaattttggtttatcaTTGTTGCAGCTAGAATTTCAACAATATGGATAatcaa atTTATTAATGGCATTATCGAGTTTGATCGAAAAACCACACCACTTTCAACAAATTTGATGAACCCAAATCGTTCATGGACAAAAAGACGTTGGGAAACGATTTATATTTCGTTATGTGCATACTTTATTGGCTATAAattcttacatatttttttttggcctGTTCAGATAGAAAACATAGTATTATTGGCAACCCATTCAATATTCACTATACCATATGTTATGGATTATGTAGTTACGATATCTTCGTGTTTCTTTCTTCAAAACTTGTATGTTAGATTCCAGACGTTAAACGATTTTTGGAAATGTCTTCCTGTTGACTTAGATGCCGTCCCCGGCCAATGGACACACATCGAAATAGTAGATTTGATGGAGAATACGCGGCTGTTGCACTCCGAACTATGCGacctgttaaaaatgtttagtctTGGTTACGGTCCATTACTTTTGGGTTTCTTCACGTCCAGCTATATCGGTTTGCTTATcagtgtttattatattgttaacaaGGAAACTTTCTTCAGCTCATCCGCAAATGCTTGGGAACATATATTACCACTGATTATCCACTTACAAATTCTCATGTTTTTGATGTctattatagtttttgtttcATTCATAAATGAGAAG agACTGCAGATGATATCATACCTACGGTTATACCGTATTTCAAATTTACATTTGGATAAAAAACGacag atcaaaatgtttatgaatcaaATATCTGTATGTGATTCGGACCAAATTTCAGCATTCggatttttcaatataaatttaaatcttgtCACAATA ATACTCGTATTGTTGATGAGTGGAATAATCACATTGATACAGATGAAAGATCATCCAATGATGTTGAAATTCAACAATGACACTAAATCCttctttctaaaaatatataccacaAAATACGATTAA